One Nitrospira sp. DNA window includes the following coding sequences:
- a CDS encoding Glycogen phosphorylase: MNTVKDPVCGMMIPVGEGLSVVYQGQEFRFCSDLCKRTFLATPERYATGSTGLAPGAPGVTRRIAYFSMEVGVDSRMPTYSGGLGVLAGDTLRSCADLKIPIVGVSLLYRRGYFEQHLDEWGNQHERPVQWDPSRLARLLPTTVRVSIEGRPVVVRAWQYDITGLTGYVIPLLLLDTNVEENAAVDRELTSDLYGGDERYRLAQEIVLGIGGVRMLRALGYTHVERLHMNEGHAALLAIELLRERKERESPAWDFDGVRRACIFTTHTPVPAGHDQFSYELVKQMLGDTTPLEVLQMLGGRDRLNMTLLALNMSTYVNGVAKRHGEVSQEMFPGYAIDSITNGIHSVTWTSPSFQRLYDRHIPGWQTDSFALRHAISLPNQDIWDAHAQAKARLLEAVKQRTRQALSSEAFTIGFARRATLYKRADLVLSAPSELKDLVRRVGPLQMIFAGKAHPKDEPGKEMIRRVVQVVKQLDREVTILYLEDYDMELAQLLTAGVDLWLNTPQRPLEASGTSGMKAAHNGVPSLSVLDGWWLEGHIEGVTGWSIGSRTTVQEVNADEEARELYQKLRWTIVPMYYQSRDHWIDVMRHTIAFNASFFNTHRMVQQYATNAYV, from the coding sequence ATGAACACCGTGAAAGATCCGGTCTGCGGCATGATGATTCCGGTCGGTGAAGGACTCTCTGTTGTCTATCAGGGACAAGAGTTTCGGTTCTGCTCCGATCTCTGCAAACGAACCTTTCTGGCCACACCGGAACGCTACGCGACTGGATCGACAGGATTGGCCCCCGGCGCTCCGGGCGTGACCAGGCGCATCGCCTATTTTTCGATGGAAGTCGGGGTGGACTCGCGTATGCCGACCTATAGTGGTGGTCTGGGCGTCCTGGCCGGTGATACGTTGCGTTCCTGCGCAGATCTCAAGATCCCCATCGTGGGCGTCAGCCTTCTCTATAGGCGCGGCTATTTCGAGCAACACCTGGATGAATGGGGCAATCAGCATGAACGACCCGTGCAGTGGGATCCCTCGAGGCTCGCCCGGCTGCTCCCAACGACAGTCCGCGTGTCCATTGAAGGCCGCCCCGTCGTTGTCCGGGCCTGGCAGTATGACATCACCGGCCTCACAGGCTATGTGATTCCCTTGCTGCTTTTAGATACGAATGTCGAGGAGAACGCAGCCGTCGATCGGGAGCTGACCAGTGACCTCTACGGTGGCGATGAACGGTACCGTCTGGCTCAGGAAATCGTGCTGGGCATCGGCGGTGTCAGAATGCTCCGAGCCTTGGGCTACACCCATGTCGAACGGCTCCACATGAATGAAGGCCATGCAGCCTTGCTCGCCATTGAGCTCCTGCGCGAGCGCAAAGAGCGAGAGTCGCCGGCGTGGGATTTCGATGGAGTGAGGCGAGCCTGCATCTTCACTACCCATACCCCCGTGCCGGCCGGCCATGATCAGTTCTCATATGAGCTGGTGAAGCAGATGCTCGGCGACACCACGCCGCTAGAAGTTCTGCAGATGCTGGGGGGCAGAGACCGACTGAACATGACACTCCTGGCCTTGAATATGAGCACCTATGTAAACGGGGTCGCCAAGCGCCACGGGGAGGTCTCGCAGGAAATGTTCCCGGGGTATGCCATTGACTCCATTACAAACGGGATTCATTCGGTCACCTGGACATCTCCCAGTTTCCAGCGCCTCTATGACCGGCATATCCCCGGCTGGCAGACTGATTCCTTCGCCCTGCGCCATGCCATCAGCCTTCCCAATCAGGATATCTGGGACGCCCATGCGCAAGCTAAGGCACGGTTGCTTGAAGCCGTGAAGCAGCGCACGCGGCAGGCTTTGAGCAGCGAGGCGTTCACGATTGGGTTCGCGCGACGTGCAACGTTGTATAAACGAGCCGATTTAGTCTTGTCGGCTCCCAGCGAACTGAAGGATCTCGTTCGCAGGGTCGGACCGCTACAAATGATCTTTGCCGGAAAGGCCCATCCCAAGGATGAACCGGGGAAAGAGATGATCCGGCGTGTGGTGCAAGTCGTCAAGCAGCTCGATCGGGAGGTGACGATTCTGTACCTAGAGGACTATGACATGGAGCTTGCCCAACTCCTCACCGCCGGTGTGGATCTCTGGCTCAACACACCGCAACGTCCCCTCGAAGCGTCGGGGACCTCAGGCATGAAGGCGGCGCATAACGGGGTGCCGAGTCTCAGTGTCCTGGACGGCTGGTGGCTGGAGGGTCACATCGAAGGCGTGACAGGGTGGTCGATCGGGTCACGAACGACCGTACAAGAGGTGAATGCGGACGAGGAAGCACGCGAACTCTATCAGAAACTCCGCTGGACCATCGTGCCCATGTATTACCAGTCGCGTGACCACTGGATCGATGTAATGCGACACACGATCGCGTTCAATGCCTCGTTCTTCAACACCCATCGGATGGTGCAGCAGTATGCGACGAACGCCTATGTGTAG
- a CDS encoding Copper/silver efflux RND transporter, transmembrane protein CusA encodes MVEQIIEFSARNRFIVFLLVFAFSVVGLWAMWQTPIDALPDISDTQVIVYTTWPGRSPDLVEDQITYPIVTALLSTPKVTVVRGFSDFGYSYVYILFKDGTDIYWARSRILERLSQLSGRMPEGVTPQLGPDATGVGWVFQYALVDETGQHDLAALRSFQDWYLRYWIRAVEGVAEVASIGGFVRQYQVNLDPTKVLAYRLSLPSIVETIRQSNNDVGGRVVEFSGIEYLVRGRGYIKKVGDIEKIAVGVNENGTPILLRDVATVRLGPDMRRGLAELNGQGEVAGGIVVMRFGENALNVIERVKAKLKEIEPSMPKGMKVVPVYDRSDLIHESIATANESLLEELVVTGVLILAFLLHVRSAIVPILTLPLAVLISFIPIYLMNIGMNIMSLGGIIVAIGDMVDAAIVMVDNAHKRLEEWERDGKVGDRLQVLIDSAKEVGPPIFASVLVIAISFIPVFALEAQEGRMFKPLAWTNNLAIVMCAVLAITLVPACLPTFIRGKIFPELKHPVTRSLQRLYAPVLRTALHYRKAVVIGAIVLMASIVPLYQQMGSEFMPPLYEGTILYMPTTLPGLSVTEASRLLQIMDQKLRSFPEVEHVFGKAGRAETSTDPAPFSMMEVVVELKSKDQWRPGLSYEGLVDEMDRALQIPGVTNAWTMPIKARIDMLTTGIRTPVGIKIFGPDLKQIEQIGEHLEMVLKEVPGTRSVYAERVSGGYFLDFDINRDEIARYGLKLMDVGKIIETAIGGENIATTIEGRERYPINVRYLRELRDDPEKLKRVLVDTPTGAQVPLAQLATLRFVNGPPMVRDENGMLAGYVFLDMTGRDVGGYVEDLKRVVAAKVELPQGYTIVWSGQYEFMERVKERLKLVVPLTLIIIFVTFYFTFHSVAQTCMVMVGVPLSLVGAIWYLSILGYNMSIAVWVGLITVVGTAAETSAVMLAYLDEACARRKAVGGLTTLQDVIETVQFGAVERIRPMMMIGLVDVIGLIPVMWATGTGADVMKRIAAPQVGGVFSAMMLTLFVIPPVYVMWRWWKERTANQMSDAALPRTEEKKMTGRGVLTVVVLVGAMVGLGCQATPKQTVLAAPAGTNAAAARHNDEGLQAYQQQQWESAKQHFDAAIVASPEFAEAHYNLGMTLYRLKAMQEGDAHFIKAANLAPGNKVIWNAPPLRGVKVPDKEVPGMSSDGHMHNH; translated from the coding sequence ATGGTCGAACAGATCATCGAGTTCAGCGCGAGAAACCGCTTCATTGTCTTTCTGCTGGTCTTTGCATTCTCAGTGGTCGGACTCTGGGCGATGTGGCAAACACCGATTGATGCGTTGCCGGATATTTCCGACACGCAAGTCATCGTCTATACCACCTGGCCGGGACGCTCGCCCGATCTCGTGGAAGATCAAATCACCTATCCGATTGTCACGGCGCTGCTGTCCACGCCCAAAGTCACCGTCGTTCGTGGGTTCTCGGATTTCGGCTATTCCTACGTCTACATTCTGTTCAAAGACGGCACGGATATTTATTGGGCCAGGTCGCGCATCCTCGAACGGTTGAGTCAACTCTCTGGCCGCATGCCGGAAGGGGTCACGCCGCAACTCGGCCCAGACGCGACGGGCGTGGGCTGGGTCTTTCAATATGCCCTTGTCGATGAGACCGGCCAGCATGATCTCGCCGCCCTGCGCAGTTTCCAGGACTGGTATTTGCGGTACTGGATACGCGCCGTGGAAGGCGTGGCCGAGGTGGCCAGTATCGGCGGCTTTGTCCGGCAGTACCAGGTCAATCTGGATCCGACCAAAGTATTGGCCTATCGCCTCTCCCTTCCTTCTATTGTCGAAACGATTCGCCAGAGCAATAACGACGTGGGTGGCCGCGTCGTGGAGTTCTCCGGAATTGAATACTTGGTCCGTGGGAGAGGTTATATCAAGAAAGTCGGGGACATTGAGAAGATCGCTGTGGGGGTCAACGAAAACGGCACACCAATCCTATTGCGCGACGTGGCGACGGTCCGGCTCGGGCCGGACATGCGACGAGGGCTGGCGGAGCTCAACGGCCAAGGCGAGGTCGCGGGCGGCATCGTCGTGATGCGGTTCGGCGAGAACGCCCTCAATGTGATCGAACGAGTCAAGGCGAAACTCAAGGAGATCGAACCCTCCATGCCGAAAGGCATGAAGGTCGTCCCGGTCTATGACCGGAGCGACTTGATCCACGAATCGATCGCCACGGCCAACGAAAGCCTTCTGGAAGAACTGGTCGTCACGGGCGTGCTGATTCTGGCGTTCTTGCTCCATGTCAGGTCCGCGATCGTGCCTATCCTTACACTTCCTCTCGCCGTCCTGATCTCGTTCATTCCCATCTATCTGATGAACATCGGCATGAACATCATGTCGCTGGGCGGCATCATCGTGGCGATCGGCGACATGGTTGATGCCGCCATCGTGATGGTGGACAACGCTCACAAGCGCCTCGAGGAATGGGAGCGGGATGGGAAGGTCGGCGACCGGCTCCAAGTCTTGATTGATTCCGCGAAAGAAGTCGGCCCGCCCATTTTTGCGTCTGTGCTCGTCATTGCGATCTCGTTCATCCCGGTCTTCGCGCTCGAAGCGCAAGAAGGCCGCATGTTCAAGCCGCTGGCCTGGACCAACAACCTGGCTATCGTGATGTGCGCGGTCCTGGCTATCACGTTGGTCCCGGCCTGCTTACCGACGTTCATTCGAGGCAAGATCTTTCCGGAACTGAAGCATCCTGTCACCCGTTCGCTCCAACGGCTCTATGCGCCCGTGTTGCGCACGGCCCTGCACTATCGGAAAGCGGTCGTGATCGGGGCCATCGTGTTGATGGCCAGCATCGTACCGCTCTACCAGCAGATGGGCTCCGAGTTTATGCCGCCCCTGTATGAAGGCACGATCCTCTATATGCCGACGACGTTGCCGGGCTTGTCGGTGACTGAGGCCAGCCGGCTGCTGCAGATCATGGATCAAAAGCTGCGATCCTTTCCGGAGGTGGAGCATGTCTTCGGCAAGGCTGGACGAGCCGAAACCTCCACCGACCCGGCGCCCTTCAGCATGATGGAAGTGGTCGTTGAGCTGAAATCGAAGGATCAGTGGCGACCAGGGTTGAGCTATGAGGGACTCGTGGATGAGATGGACCGCGCGCTCCAGATTCCTGGTGTGACGAACGCCTGGACGATGCCGATCAAGGCGCGGATCGACATGCTGACGACTGGGATTCGGACGCCGGTGGGGATCAAGATCTTTGGTCCCGATCTGAAGCAGATCGAACAGATCGGCGAGCATCTGGAGATGGTGCTCAAAGAGGTCCCAGGCACGCGGAGCGTCTATGCGGAGCGAGTGTCCGGCGGCTACTTCCTTGATTTCGATATCAACCGGGACGAGATCGCGCGCTATGGTCTGAAGCTGATGGATGTCGGGAAGATCATCGAAACGGCCATCGGGGGTGAAAATATCGCCACCACCATCGAAGGCCGGGAGCGCTATCCGATCAACGTCCGTTATCTCCGTGAGTTGCGGGATGATCCTGAAAAGCTGAAGCGCGTGCTCGTGGATACGCCGACCGGCGCGCAAGTGCCGCTCGCGCAACTCGCGACGCTCCGATTCGTCAATGGTCCACCCATGGTCCGGGATGAAAACGGCATGTTGGCCGGCTACGTCTTTCTCGACATGACGGGGCGTGATGTCGGCGGATATGTGGAGGATCTCAAACGGGTTGTGGCGGCCAAAGTCGAACTGCCGCAGGGCTATACGATTGTCTGGTCCGGTCAATATGAATTTATGGAGCGGGTGAAAGAGCGGCTGAAGCTGGTCGTGCCGCTGACGCTCATCATCATCTTTGTCACCTTCTATTTCACGTTCCACTCCGTCGCACAAACCTGCATGGTGATGGTGGGGGTGCCGCTCTCGCTGGTGGGGGCCATCTGGTACCTGTCGATCCTGGGCTACAACATGAGCATCGCGGTGTGGGTGGGACTCATTACGGTCGTAGGCACAGCCGCGGAGACCAGTGCCGTCATGTTGGCCTATCTGGATGAGGCCTGCGCCCGCCGCAAAGCGGTGGGCGGCCTCACGACCCTGCAGGATGTGATCGAGACGGTGCAATTCGGCGCCGTGGAACGGATTCGGCCCATGATGATGATCGGGCTCGTGGACGTGATCGGATTGATCCCGGTGATGTGGGCCACCGGCACCGGCGCGGATGTGATGAAACGCATCGCCGCCCCCCAAGTCGGCGGGGTGTTCTCCGCGATGATGCTCACGCTGTTTGTCATTCCGCCCGTCTATGTCATGTGGCGCTGGTGGAAGGAACGGACAGCAAATCAGATGAGTGATGCGGCATTACCAAGAACGGAGGAGAAGAAAATGACAGGAAGAGGAGTGCTCACGGTCGTGGTGCTGGTAGGAGCGATGGTGGGTCTTGGGTGTCAGGCGACACCGAAGCAGACGGTCTTGGCTGCGCCAGCCGGCACGAATGCCGCTGCGGCGCGTCACAATGACGAAGGGCTCCAGGCTTATCAACAGCAACAGTGGGAGAGTGCGAAACAACATTTCGATGCGGCGATCGTCGCGTCTCCGGAGTTCGCCGAAGCCCATTACAACTTAGGCATGACCTTATATCGACTGAAGGCGATGCAAGAGGGTGACGCGCATTTCATCAAGGCAGCGAATCTAGCGCCGGGGAACAAAGTCATTTGGAATGCGCCGCCTCTCCGAGGCGTGAAGGTTCCGGACAAGGAAGTTCCGGGAATGTCGTCGGATGGACATATGCACAACCACTAG